One window of the Bombus affinis isolate iyBomAffi1 chromosome 10, iyBomAffi1.2, whole genome shotgun sequence genome contains the following:
- the LOC126921515 gene encoding nuclear RNA export factor 2-like, with product MTNAEVVKNMSDWEPLRLTYTKPSFNTQESTLAARQDLWHKFILFGIGQYKATEVLRTVIVACEPEIILPIMYKEESPNKSTFLTKCSCSAVENLVKQGLCITLSNGQELRIDIILGYTDSQSLQLNPNRIIAQALYYRYEPTKKVLNLDDFENEKSLNSIYCPISLPKILHFVLRCTKMGILSNNRDSRLPVRELTLRYNQITGIVFFEKFFNYHLTKLDLRHNQITDVEYLRYFSEFKISELWLDGNPLCAKYSKCQDYVQAVKNVFPHLQKLDGIVIGMEQKFVPNIQSNFLRDGTSTCLIKQFVKHFFTLYDQDDRQVMNGLYDRDALYSMTLGSVSNYIHKQLTKTFVTNRNLLKFVDYAKCQEFLLRGPEKIISALRNQPPTIHHFKTFYIDLLYEGEIHIAISVQGMFSFRDIHQCPPMFFNRTFMIMKKEDNEYCITNDQCYLDGTPANGTLSGNSEIRFESKGAPKFIPTVFSVSEKEQLLTFLHELTTMNMKFCHQYLEDANWDIRTAIVTFMNMYTVNNVPPEAFL from the coding sequence ATGACAAATGCAGAAGTTGTTAAAAATATGTCAGACTGGGAACCATTGCGACTGACATATACTAAACCATCATTTAATACTCAAGAATCAACTTTGGCAGCACGACAAGATTTATGGCACAAATTCATTTTATTTGGCATAGGACAATATAAAGCAACAGAAGTGTTGAGAACTGTTATTGTTGCTTGTGAACCTGAAATTATATTACCCATTATGTATAAAGAGGAAAGTCCCAACAAAAGTACATTCCTGACAAAATGTAGCTGCAGCGCTGTTGAAAATCTTGTAAAGCAAGGTTTATGCATAACATTGTCAAATGGACAAGAATTACGTATTGATATTATATTGGGATATACAGATTCTCAAAGTTTACAATTGAATCCTAATAGAATTATAGCACAGGCACTTTATTATAGGTATGAACCTACAAAAAAGGTATTGAACCTTGATGATTTTGAAAATGAAAAGTCATTAAACTCTATATATTGTCCCATATCTTTACCTAAAATATTACACTTTGTTTTAAGATGTACTAAAATGGGTATTTTAAGCAATAATCGTGATTCACGGTTACCTGTTAGAGAATTGACTTTAAGATATAATCAAATTACAGGCATTGtcttttttgaaaaattttttaattatcatttaaCCAAATTAGACTTACGTCATAATCAAATCACAGATGTGGAATACTTACGCTATTTTAGTGAGTTTAAAATAAGTGAACTTTGGTTGGATGGGAATCCACTGTGTGCAAAATACAGCAAGTGTCAAGATTATGTGCAAGCAGTAAAAAATGTTTTTCCTCATTTACAAAAATTGGATGGAATTGTAATAGGTATGGAACAAAAGTTTGTTCCTAATATTCAAAGTAACTTTCTAAGAGATGGTACAAGTACTTGTTTGATCAAACAATTTGTGAAGCATTTTTTCACATTATATGACCAAGATGATAGACAAGTGATGAATGGTTTATATGACAGAGATGCACTTTATTCTATGACTCTGGGATCTGTTTCAAATTACATTCATAAACAGCTAACTAAGACGTTTGTTACAAATAGAAATTTACTAAAATTTGTTGATTATGCAAAGTGCCAAGAATTTTTATTACGTGGACCAGAAAAAATCATTTCTGCGCTCAGAAATCAACCGCCTACGATACATCACtttaaaacattttatatagatttattGTATGAAGGAGAGATTCATATTGCAATTTCTGTGCAAGGAATGTTCTCATTTCGAGACATTCACCAATGTCCTCCAATGTTTTTCAATAGAACTTTTATGATTatgaaaaaagaagataatGAATATTGCATTACTAATGATCAGTGTTATCTTGATGGAACACCTGCTAATGGCACTTTATCGGGAAACAGTGAAATAAGGTTTGAATCAAAAGGTGCTCCAAAATTTATTCCAACAGTGTTTAGTGTTTCTGAAAAAGAACAATTACTTACATTTTTACATGAATTAACTACAATGAATATGAAATTTTGTCACCAATATCTTGAAGATGCCAACTGGGATATTAGAACTGCTATTGTGACATTTATGAATATGTATACAGTCAACAATGTGCCACCTGAAGCTTTTCTATAA
- the LOC126921512 gene encoding uncharacterized protein LOC126921512 isoform X2, translating to MIKRLHLLLFDLYFICQVVYSIQQSSSCQIPLVIRGSWFSWENGRNTLTEINAETMTDRGRCVDMIEEYHVNYTFVFQHETCYHCVKLIVRTVNVLEKVEAYCVNLPSGVEPNVENVCKGLRPDQQLVTLFSENYVPVNCRSSLEGVWQFAYQNRFRFTGECNHPDAQIRSCQTAGTQFLITNQKFNITYKQCAGMKNTFEGVVEYSCLGDWFVDKNHFFAVANTKESRKDEKYRCFLKNRDDDLYIGVSITAECNTLKTVEKSPERLRVTPVKAEVVEPGCRLPEDMSGQWINTANIDADIFINETHIIETWYPDEGRYRRTIYVCRESRDTRVMMARLTVDGCQKDYVCFDFVRRHHNIIRYRRGIAVIKDDFHTVCSWVQFPNKEAWKYDLFLAKNPVPIRCPVAGKYMFAQKGDVLFETRILGGVTKSPRPNIYCKQNISDFSVCDTDQKEIAIDETYCLSVDHLGRPVDIYSLPDYKMQCIGFWKENLKSYLITYDELDPFSKYRCWVYQRADLNKVLMSQAIGPFCDLQQDVTSSNYTEGAAVALELQEYERERDQCPMYFDDGSNPWVVTENYIKIFHYGSGSIKTSFLYSFLFLTIGYN from the exons ATGATTAAACGATTACATTTACTTTTAtttgatttatattttatatgccAAG TTGTGTATTCCATTCAACAATCAAGTTCTTGTCAAATTCCATTAGTTATTAGAGGATCTTGGTTTTCTTGGGAAAATGGAAGGAACACTTTAACAGAAATAAATGCTGAAACAATGACTGATCGTGGCAGATGCGTTGATATGATAGAAGAGTATCATGTTAATTATACATTTGTGTTTCAACATGAAACTTGTTATCACTGTGTTAAATTAATTGTTAGAACTGTAAATGTATTAGAAAAAGTTGAAG CATATTGTGTGAATCTACCCAGTGGTGTTGAGCCAAATGTAGAAAATGTATGTAAAGGATTACGTCCTGATCAACAATTAGTAACACTATTTTCAGAGAATTATGTCCCAGTAAACTGTAGATCTTCTCTTGAAGGAGTGTGGCAGTTTGCCTATCAG aATCGATTTAGATTTACAGGAGAATGCAATCATCCAGATGCTCAAATTAGATCATGTCAAACTGCCGGAACACAATTTTTGATAACTAATCAAAAATTCAACATAACGTACAAACAATGCGCTGGTATGAAGAATACTTTTGAAGGAG TGGTAGAATACAGTTGTTTGGGAGATTGGTTTGTTGATAAAAATCATTTTTTCGCGGTTGCAAATACGAAAGAATCTAGAAAAGACGAAAAATACCGATGTTTCTTAAAGAATCGCGATGATGATCTTTATATTGGTGTATCTATTACTGCAGAATGTAATACGTTGAAGACAGTTGAAAAAAGTCCAGAACGATTAAGGGTAACACCCGTTAAAGCGGAAGTGGTAGAGCCGGGATGCAGACTACCAGAAGATATGAGCGGACAATGGATAAACACTGCCAATATTGATGCAGATATTTTCATTAACGAAACGCATATAATTGAAACTTGGTATCCTGATGAAGGTCGTTATAGACGTACAATTTATGTTTGTCGTGAATCGAGGGATACGAGGGTGATGATGGCTAGATTAACTGTTGATGGATG TCAAAAAGATTATGTATGCTTTGACTTTGTACGTCGACATCATAACATTATCAGATATCGACGTGGTATTGCAGTTATTAAAGATGATTTCCATACAGTTTGTTCTTGGGTTCAGTTTCCTAACAAGGAAGCTTGGAAATATGATTTATTCTTAG CTAAGAATCCCGTACCAATACGCTGTCCAGTGGCCGGGAAATACATGTTTGCTCAAAAAGGAGatgttttatttgaaactagAATTTTAGGGGGTGTTACAAAGTCTCCACGTccaaatatttattgcaaacaaaACATTTCAGATTTTTCTGTATGTGACACTGACCAAAAGGAAATTGCCATTGATGAAACCTATTGTTTATCAGTAGATCATTTGGGAAGACCTGTGGATATCTACA GTCTCCCGGATTACAAAATGCAATGTATTGGATTTtggaaagaaaatttaaaatcgTATTTAATAACCTACGACGAGTTAGATCCTTTTAGTAAATATCGTTGCTGGGTATATCAAAGAGCAGATTTAAATAAAGTTCTCATGTCTCAAGCTATTGGACCATTCTGTGATCTTCAACAAGATGTTACAAGCAGTAATTATACTGAAGGTGCCGCAGTTGCATTAGAGTTGCAG GAATATGAAAGAGAGCGTGATCAATGTCCAATGTATTTCGATGACGGGAGTAATCCTTGGGTCGTAacggaaaattatataaaaatatttcattatggTAGTGGAAGTATAAAAACTTCGTTTTTATATTCATTCTTATTTTTAACAATAG GTTATAACTGA
- the LOC126921512 gene encoding uncharacterized protein LOC126921512 isoform X1, translated as MIKRLHLLLFDLYFICQVVYSIQQSSSCQIPLVIRGSWFSWENGRNTLTEINAETMTDRGRCVDMIEEYHVNYTFVFQHETCYHCVKLIVRTVNVLEKVEAYCVNLPSGVEPNVENVCKGLRPDQQLVTLFSENYVPVNCRSSLEGVWQFAYQNRFRFTGECNHPDAQIRSCQTAGTQFLITNQKFNITYKQCAGMKNTFEGVVEYSCLGDWFVDKNHFFAVANTKESRKDEKYRCFLKNRDDDLYIGVSITAECNTLKTVEKSPERLRVTPVKAEVVEPGCRLPEDMSGQWINTANIDADIFINETHIIETWYPDEGRYRRTIYVCRESRDTRVMMARLTVDGCQKDYVCFDFVRRHHNIIRYRRGIAVIKDDFHTVCSWVQFPNKEAWKYDLFLAKNPVPIRCPVAGKYMFAQKGDVLFETRILGGVTKSPRPNIYCKQNISDFSVCDTDQKEIAIDETYCLSVDHLGRPVDIYSLPDYKMQCIGFWKENLKSYLITYDELDPFSKYRCWVYQRADLNKVLMSQAIGPFCDLQQDVTSSNYTEGAAVALELQEYERERDQCPMYFDDGSNPWVVTENYIKIFHYGSGSIKTSFLYSFLFLTIGMIRIPLV; from the exons ATGATTAAACGATTACATTTACTTTTAtttgatttatattttatatgccAAG TTGTGTATTCCATTCAACAATCAAGTTCTTGTCAAATTCCATTAGTTATTAGAGGATCTTGGTTTTCTTGGGAAAATGGAAGGAACACTTTAACAGAAATAAATGCTGAAACAATGACTGATCGTGGCAGATGCGTTGATATGATAGAAGAGTATCATGTTAATTATACATTTGTGTTTCAACATGAAACTTGTTATCACTGTGTTAAATTAATTGTTAGAACTGTAAATGTATTAGAAAAAGTTGAAG CATATTGTGTGAATCTACCCAGTGGTGTTGAGCCAAATGTAGAAAATGTATGTAAAGGATTACGTCCTGATCAACAATTAGTAACACTATTTTCAGAGAATTATGTCCCAGTAAACTGTAGATCTTCTCTTGAAGGAGTGTGGCAGTTTGCCTATCAG aATCGATTTAGATTTACAGGAGAATGCAATCATCCAGATGCTCAAATTAGATCATGTCAAACTGCCGGAACACAATTTTTGATAACTAATCAAAAATTCAACATAACGTACAAACAATGCGCTGGTATGAAGAATACTTTTGAAGGAG TGGTAGAATACAGTTGTTTGGGAGATTGGTTTGTTGATAAAAATCATTTTTTCGCGGTTGCAAATACGAAAGAATCTAGAAAAGACGAAAAATACCGATGTTTCTTAAAGAATCGCGATGATGATCTTTATATTGGTGTATCTATTACTGCAGAATGTAATACGTTGAAGACAGTTGAAAAAAGTCCAGAACGATTAAGGGTAACACCCGTTAAAGCGGAAGTGGTAGAGCCGGGATGCAGACTACCAGAAGATATGAGCGGACAATGGATAAACACTGCCAATATTGATGCAGATATTTTCATTAACGAAACGCATATAATTGAAACTTGGTATCCTGATGAAGGTCGTTATAGACGTACAATTTATGTTTGTCGTGAATCGAGGGATACGAGGGTGATGATGGCTAGATTAACTGTTGATGGATG TCAAAAAGATTATGTATGCTTTGACTTTGTACGTCGACATCATAACATTATCAGATATCGACGTGGTATTGCAGTTATTAAAGATGATTTCCATACAGTTTGTTCTTGGGTTCAGTTTCCTAACAAGGAAGCTTGGAAATATGATTTATTCTTAG CTAAGAATCCCGTACCAATACGCTGTCCAGTGGCCGGGAAATACATGTTTGCTCAAAAAGGAGatgttttatttgaaactagAATTTTAGGGGGTGTTACAAAGTCTCCACGTccaaatatttattgcaaacaaaACATTTCAGATTTTTCTGTATGTGACACTGACCAAAAGGAAATTGCCATTGATGAAACCTATTGTTTATCAGTAGATCATTTGGGAAGACCTGTGGATATCTACA GTCTCCCGGATTACAAAATGCAATGTATTGGATTTtggaaagaaaatttaaaatcgTATTTAATAACCTACGACGAGTTAGATCCTTTTAGTAAATATCGTTGCTGGGTATATCAAAGAGCAGATTTAAATAAAGTTCTCATGTCTCAAGCTATTGGACCATTCTGTGATCTTCAACAAGATGTTACAAGCAGTAATTATACTGAAGGTGCCGCAGTTGCATTAGAGTTGCAG GAATATGAAAGAGAGCGTGATCAATGTCCAATGTATTTCGATGACGGGAGTAATCCTTGGGTCGTAacggaaaattatataaaaatatttcattatggTAGTGGAAGTATAAAAACTTCGTTTTTATATTCATTCTTATTTTTAACAATAGGTATGATTCGTATACCGTTGGTTTAA
- the LOC126921547 gene encoding protein FAM32A, translated as MRATTDDDPYAHVAKGPLKLKNDQSVIKKKKNKEGKKKKLVEVTKIMEEEQSKVIEIKRTKAEIAFQKMQEKMQTERIKQKASMTHKQRVEEFNRHLDSLTEHFDIPKVSWTK; from the exons ATGCGAGCAACAACTGATGATGATCCATATGCTCATGTAGCAAAAGGACCATTGAAACTTAAAAATGATCAAAGTGTGATTAAAAA aaaaaagaataaagaaggtaaaaagaagaaattagtAGAAGTGACAAAAATTATGGAAGAAGAACAATCTAAGGTAATAGAAATTAAACGAACAAAAGCTGAAATAGCATTTCAAAAAATGCAAGAAAAGATG CAAACTGAACGAATAAAACAAAAAGCTTCAATGACACACAAACAACGGGTAGAAGAATTTAACAGACATTTAGACAGTTTAACAGAACACTTTGATATACCAAAAGTCAGCTGGACAAAATAA
- the LOC126921542 gene encoding ADP-ribosylation factor-like protein 8B-A, with amino-acid sequence MLALINRILDWFKSLFWKEEMELTLVGLQYSGKTTFVNVIASGQFSEDMIPTVGFNMRKITKGNVTIKVWDIGGQPRFRSMWERYCRGVNAIVYMVDAADSEKIEASRNELHNLLDKPQLSGIPVLVLGNKRDLPLALDENGLIERMNLSAIQDREICCYSISCKEKDNIDITLQWLIAHSKSGVR; translated from the exons ATGTTGGCTCTCATCAATCGAATTTTGGATTGGTTTAAATCTCTCTTTTGGAAAGAGGAGATGGAACTCACTCTTGTTGGCTTGCAGTACAGTGGAAAAACCACCTTCGTAAATGTTATAGCG TCAGGACAATTCAGCGAAGATATGATCCCAACTGTTGGTTTTAATATGCGTAAAATAACAAAAGGCAATGTAACTATAAAGGTATGGGATATTGGAGGTCAACCAAGGTTTAGATCAATGTGGGAAAGATATTGCAGAGGAGtaaatgcaatagtatatatggtaGATGCAGCTGATTCTGAAAAAATAGAAGCAAGTCGCAATGAATTACACAATCTATTAGACAAACCTCAGCTATCTGGTATACCAGTGTTGGTTCTTGGTAATAAAAGGGACTTACCTCTTGCTTTGGATGAAAATGGGCTTATAGAAAGAAT GAATTTATCAGCAATTCAAGATCGTGAGATCTGTTGCTATAGCATTTCATGCAAAGAGAAAGACAATATTGATATAACATTGCAGTGGCTTATAGCACATTCTAAAAGTGGTGTTCGTTAA
- the LOC126921519 gene encoding elongation of very long chain fatty acids protein AAEL008004-like isoform X1, protein MSIVMQYVDRLHEILDKNADQRTTDWFMMSSPFPTLFICLSYVYGVKVLGPKLMENRKPFQLKNALIIYNLFQMVFSAWLFYESLMGGWWDQYSFRCQPVDYSNNPTAVRIGMSGWLTGDYSLRCQPVDYSDRPQVLRMVHACWWYYFSKFTEFMDTIFFVLRKKNDHVSTLHVIHHGCMPMSVWFGVKFTPGGHSTFFGLLNTFVHIVMYTYYLLAAMGPRLQPYLWWKKYLTVFQMIQFIAVMIHAFQLLFIDCNYPKAFVWWIGLHATMFFFLFNEFYQQSYQQRRKPVANGMKKDHQQNHQANGVTNGTNSNSSGRRDAADYYVKGDSLAASELNLRKSYTTTE, encoded by the exons atcagagaACAACGGACTGGTTCATGATGAGTTCACCGTTCCCCACTCTGTTTATCTGCCTGAGCTATGTATACGGAGTAAAAGTTTTGGGTCCAAAGCTAATGGAGAATAGGAAGCCCTTTCAGTTGAAGAACGCCCTGATAATTTATAATCTATTTCAAATGGTGTTCTCAGCGTGGCTTTTCTACGAG AGTCTGATGGGCGGATGGTGGGACCAATATAGTTTCCGTTGCCAGCCTGTGGACTATAGCAACAATCCAACCGCGGTGAGG ATAGGAATGTCCGGATGGCTGACTGGCGACTATTCTCTAAGGTGCCAACCCGTAGACTACAGTGATCGACCCCAAGTACTAAGG ATGGTGCACGCTTGCTGGTGGTATTACTTCTCCAAATTTACGGAATTCATGGACACG ATCTTCTTCGTACTGAGGAAGAAGAACGAtcacgtgtcgacattgcacgttATTCACCATGGTTGCATGCCAATGTCAGTGTGGTTTGGCGTTAAATTTACACCTG GCGGTCATTCTACTTTCTTCGGACTCTTGAACACGTTCGTTCACATCGTAATGTATACATACTACTTGTTAGCTGCGATGGGCCCGAGATTGCAACCGTATCTCTGGTGGAAGAAATACTTGACCGTCTTCCAAATGATTCAGTTCATCGCGGTTATGATCCACGCGTTCCAACTGCTCTTCATCGACTGCAATTACCCGAAGGCGTTCGTTTGGTGGATCGGTCTGCACGCGACTATGTTCTTCTTCCTATTCAACGAATTCTACCAGCAAAGTTATCAACAGAGGAGGAAGCCAGTCGCAAACGGCATGAAAAAGGATCATCAGCAGAACCATCAAGCCAATGGCGTGACGAACGGTACAAACAGTAATTCGTCTGGAAGAAGGGATGCGGCCGATTATTATGTGAAAGGCGACAGCCTAGCCGCGTCAGAGCTCAATCTTAGGAAATCATACACGACGACCGAGTGA
- the LOC126921519 gene encoding elongation of very long chain fatty acids protein AAEL008004-like isoform X3 — MMSSPFPTLFICLSYVYGVKVLGPKLMENRKPFQLKNALIIYNLFQMVFSAWLFYESLMGGWWDQYSFRCQPVDYSNNPTAVRIGMSGWLTGDYSLRCQPVDYSDRPQVLRMVHACWWYYFSKFTEFMDTIFFVLRKKNDHVSTLHVIHHGCMPMSVWFGVKFTPGGHSTFFGLLNTFVHIVMYTYYLLAAMGPRLQPYLWWKKYLTVFQMIQFIAVMIHAFQLLFIDCNYPKAFVWWIGLHATMFFFLFNEFYQQSYQQRRKPVANGMKKDHQQNHQANGVTNGTNSNSSGRRDAADYYVKGDSLAASELNLRKSYTTTE; from the exons ATGATGAGTTCACCGTTCCCCACTCTGTTTATCTGCCTGAGCTATGTATACGGAGTAAAAGTTTTGGGTCCAAAGCTAATGGAGAATAGGAAGCCCTTTCAGTTGAAGAACGCCCTGATAATTTATAATCTATTTCAAATGGTGTTCTCAGCGTGGCTTTTCTACGAG AGTCTGATGGGCGGATGGTGGGACCAATATAGTTTCCGTTGCCAGCCTGTGGACTATAGCAACAATCCAACCGCGGTGAGG ATAGGAATGTCCGGATGGCTGACTGGCGACTATTCTCTAAGGTGCCAACCCGTAGACTACAGTGATCGACCCCAAGTACTAAGG ATGGTGCACGCTTGCTGGTGGTATTACTTCTCCAAATTTACGGAATTCATGGACACG ATCTTCTTCGTACTGAGGAAGAAGAACGAtcacgtgtcgacattgcacgttATTCACCATGGTTGCATGCCAATGTCAGTGTGGTTTGGCGTTAAATTTACACCTG GCGGTCATTCTACTTTCTTCGGACTCTTGAACACGTTCGTTCACATCGTAATGTATACATACTACTTGTTAGCTGCGATGGGCCCGAGATTGCAACCGTATCTCTGGTGGAAGAAATACTTGACCGTCTTCCAAATGATTCAGTTCATCGCGGTTATGATCCACGCGTTCCAACTGCTCTTCATCGACTGCAATTACCCGAAGGCGTTCGTTTGGTGGATCGGTCTGCACGCGACTATGTTCTTCTTCCTATTCAACGAATTCTACCAGCAAAGTTATCAACAGAGGAGGAAGCCAGTCGCAAACGGCATGAAAAAGGATCATCAGCAGAACCATCAAGCCAATGGCGTGACGAACGGTACAAACAGTAATTCGTCTGGAAGAAGGGATGCGGCCGATTATTATGTGAAAGGCGACAGCCTAGCCGCGTCAGAGCTCAATCTTAGGAAATCATACACGACGACCGAGTGA
- the LOC126921519 gene encoding elongation of very long chain fatty acids protein AAEL008004-like isoform X2 has translation MSIVMQYVDRLHEILDKNADQRTTDWFMMSSPFPTLFICLSYVYGVKVLGPKLMENRKPFQLKNALIIYNLFQMVFSAWLFYEIGMSGWLTGDYSLRCQPVDYSDRPQVLRMVHACWWYYFSKFTEFMDTIFFVLRKKNDHVSTLHVIHHGCMPMSVWFGVKFTPGGHSTFFGLLNTFVHIVMYTYYLLAAMGPRLQPYLWWKKYLTVFQMIQFIAVMIHAFQLLFIDCNYPKAFVWWIGLHATMFFFLFNEFYQQSYQQRRKPVANGMKKDHQQNHQANGVTNGTNSNSSGRRDAADYYVKGDSLAASELNLRKSYTTTE, from the exons atcagagaACAACGGACTGGTTCATGATGAGTTCACCGTTCCCCACTCTGTTTATCTGCCTGAGCTATGTATACGGAGTAAAAGTTTTGGGTCCAAAGCTAATGGAGAATAGGAAGCCCTTTCAGTTGAAGAACGCCCTGATAATTTATAATCTATTTCAAATGGTGTTCTCAGCGTGGCTTTTCTACGAG ATAGGAATGTCCGGATGGCTGACTGGCGACTATTCTCTAAGGTGCCAACCCGTAGACTACAGTGATCGACCCCAAGTACTAAGG ATGGTGCACGCTTGCTGGTGGTATTACTTCTCCAAATTTACGGAATTCATGGACACG ATCTTCTTCGTACTGAGGAAGAAGAACGAtcacgtgtcgacattgcacgttATTCACCATGGTTGCATGCCAATGTCAGTGTGGTTTGGCGTTAAATTTACACCTG GCGGTCATTCTACTTTCTTCGGACTCTTGAACACGTTCGTTCACATCGTAATGTATACATACTACTTGTTAGCTGCGATGGGCCCGAGATTGCAACCGTATCTCTGGTGGAAGAAATACTTGACCGTCTTCCAAATGATTCAGTTCATCGCGGTTATGATCCACGCGTTCCAACTGCTCTTCATCGACTGCAATTACCCGAAGGCGTTCGTTTGGTGGATCGGTCTGCACGCGACTATGTTCTTCTTCCTATTCAACGAATTCTACCAGCAAAGTTATCAACAGAGGAGGAAGCCAGTCGCAAACGGCATGAAAAAGGATCATCAGCAGAACCATCAAGCCAATGGCGTGACGAACGGTACAAACAGTAATTCGTCTGGAAGAAGGGATGCGGCCGATTATTATGTGAAAGGCGACAGCCTAGCCGCGTCAGAGCTCAATCTTAGGAAATCATACACGACGACCGAGTGA
- the LOC126921519 gene encoding elongation of very long chain fatty acids protein AAEL008004-like isoform X4: MSIVMQYVDRLHEILDKNADQRTTDWFMMSSPFPTLFICLSYVYGVKVLGPKLMENRKPFQLKNALIIYNLFQMVFSAWLFYESLMGGWWDQYSFRCQPVDYSNNPTAVRMVHACWWYYFSKFTEFMDTIFFVLRKKNDHVSTLHVIHHGCMPMSVWFGVKFTPGGHSTFFGLLNTFVHIVMYTYYLLAAMGPRLQPYLWWKKYLTVFQMIQFIAVMIHAFQLLFIDCNYPKAFVWWIGLHATMFFFLFNEFYQQSYQQRRKPVANGMKKDHQQNHQANGVTNGTNSNSSGRRDAADYYVKGDSLAASELNLRKSYTTTE; the protein is encoded by the exons atcagagaACAACGGACTGGTTCATGATGAGTTCACCGTTCCCCACTCTGTTTATCTGCCTGAGCTATGTATACGGAGTAAAAGTTTTGGGTCCAAAGCTAATGGAGAATAGGAAGCCCTTTCAGTTGAAGAACGCCCTGATAATTTATAATCTATTTCAAATGGTGTTCTCAGCGTGGCTTTTCTACGAG AGTCTGATGGGCGGATGGTGGGACCAATATAGTTTCCGTTGCCAGCCTGTGGACTATAGCAACAATCCAACCGCGGTGAGG ATGGTGCACGCTTGCTGGTGGTATTACTTCTCCAAATTTACGGAATTCATGGACACG ATCTTCTTCGTACTGAGGAAGAAGAACGAtcacgtgtcgacattgcacgttATTCACCATGGTTGCATGCCAATGTCAGTGTGGTTTGGCGTTAAATTTACACCTG GCGGTCATTCTACTTTCTTCGGACTCTTGAACACGTTCGTTCACATCGTAATGTATACATACTACTTGTTAGCTGCGATGGGCCCGAGATTGCAACCGTATCTCTGGTGGAAGAAATACTTGACCGTCTTCCAAATGATTCAGTTCATCGCGGTTATGATCCACGCGTTCCAACTGCTCTTCATCGACTGCAATTACCCGAAGGCGTTCGTTTGGTGGATCGGTCTGCACGCGACTATGTTCTTCTTCCTATTCAACGAATTCTACCAGCAAAGTTATCAACAGAGGAGGAAGCCAGTCGCAAACGGCATGAAAAAGGATCATCAGCAGAACCATCAAGCCAATGGCGTGACGAACGGTACAAACAGTAATTCGTCTGGAAGAAGGGATGCGGCCGATTATTATGTGAAAGGCGACAGCCTAGCCGCGTCAGAGCTCAATCTTAGGAAATCATACACGACGACCGAGTGA